In Trueperaceae bacterium, a genomic segment contains:
- a CDS encoding type IV toxin-antitoxin system AbiEi family antitoxin domain-containing protein, whose amino-acid sequence MEAPDQHTPATRLERLFKKHHGYLRRQQVVDAGIDPHLLSAWVEQGRAERVQRGVYRDTTAPALTNETYVELALRIPKGVICLRSALSFHELSTIVPAEVDLAIPNKARTPPIDYPPVRFYYFTERVYHYGIEEHPAGPTALKVYSPEKTLADLLYYRNELGNDLFLEALQTYMRRSKPRPNPAEVMEAARVRRVHGQMRTYLEALI is encoded by the coding sequence ATGGAAGCCCCTGACCAGCACACCCCCGCCACCCGCCTCGAGCGGCTCTTCAAGAAGCACCACGGCTACCTGCGGCGCCAGCAGGTGGTCGACGCCGGCATCGACCCGCACCTGCTCTCGGCCTGGGTGGAGCAGGGCCGCGCCGAGCGGGTCCAGCGCGGCGTCTACCGCGACACTACCGCCCCAGCACTGACGAACGAGACGTACGTCGAGCTGGCGCTCCGCATCCCCAAAGGCGTCATCTGCCTCCGCAGCGCCCTCTCCTTCCACGAGCTCAGCACGATCGTGCCGGCAGAGGTCGACCTCGCCATCCCCAACAAGGCCCGCACACCGCCCATCGACTACCCGCCCGTGCGCTTCTACTACTTCACCGAACGCGTCTACCATTACGGGATCGAGGAGCACCCCGCCGGCCCTACAGCTCTCAAGGTCTACTCTCCCGAGAAGACCCTCGCCGACCTGCTCTACTACCGCAACGAGCTCGGCAACGACCTCTTCCTGGAAGCCCTCCAGACCTACATGCGCAGATCGAAGCCTAGGCCCAACCCCGCCGAGGTGATGGAGGCGGCGCGCGTACGCCGCGTGCACGGCCAGATGCGCACCTACCTCGAGGCGCTCATATGA
- a CDS encoding NAD-dependent deacylase — protein sequence MRVVVLTGAGVSAESGLKTFRDEGGLWEGHDVKEVATPEAFARDPDLVHRFYDARRRQLREVEPNAAHRALARLEHESGHDVLLVTQNVDDLHERAGSRDVLHMHGELLKARCLACGARVEWREDLLPRPPCPRCGTPALRPDVVWFGEVPYHLDAIYDALWDCDVFAAIGTSGVVYPAAGFVRTARSAGARTIEMNLGASEAASAFDEVREGPATVTVPAWVDELMG from the coding sequence GTGCGCGTGGTCGTCCTCACGGGGGCCGGGGTCTCGGCCGAGTCCGGGCTCAAGACGTTCCGCGATGAAGGCGGGCTCTGGGAAGGGCACGACGTCAAGGAGGTGGCCACGCCCGAGGCCTTCGCCCGCGACCCGGACCTGGTCCACCGCTTCTACGACGCCAGGCGGCGGCAGCTCCGCGAGGTAGAGCCGAACGCCGCGCACCGCGCCCTGGCGCGCCTGGAGCACGAGAGCGGTCACGACGTCCTGCTCGTGACCCAGAACGTCGACGACCTCCACGAGCGCGCCGGTTCGCGCGACGTGCTGCACATGCACGGCGAGCTGCTCAAGGCGCGCTGCCTCGCCTGCGGCGCGCGGGTCGAGTGGCGTGAGGACCTGCTGCCGCGGCCGCCCTGTCCGCGCTGCGGGACCCCGGCGCTGCGGCCCGACGTCGTCTGGTTCGGCGAGGTGCCCTACCACCTGGACGCCATCTACGACGCCCTCTGGGACTGCGACGTCTTCGCGGCCATCGGTACGTCCGGCGTCGTCTACCCCGCTGCCGGCTTCGTCAGGACCGCGAGGTCGGCCGGCGCACGCACCATCGAGATGAACCTCGGCGCCAGCGAGGCGGCCTCCGCCTTCGACGAGGTACGGGAGGGGCCGGCGACCGTGACCGTGCCGGCGTGGGTGGACGAGCTCATGGGGTGA
- a CDS encoding MBL fold metallo-hydrolase: MRAPLVVAATAVAALVTGTVAAQEPLTFDSSLGEVAIFPLGHASLRIEVNDLVIHVDPWSNVADYAMQPDADLVLVTHAHQDHFDPAALEQVAADGTVFVMDGVSAEQFGGEATALANGETYEFEGITITAVPAYNVARMRDDGTPYHAQGEFNGYLLDFGDLRVHVAGDTECVPEFADLGEVDVSFLPINLPFTMPPEEAAECYRTIAPTVAVPYHQGDSDPQVVADMLADTDIDVRVLELP, from the coding sequence ATGAGGGCACCACTGGTAGTGGCGGCGACGGCCGTGGCGGCGCTCGTTACGGGCACCGTTGCGGCGCAGGAACCCCTGACGTTCGACAGCTCGTTGGGCGAGGTCGCGATCTTCCCCCTCGGTCATGCCTCGCTGAGGATCGAGGTGAACGACCTCGTCATACACGTCGACCCGTGGAGCAACGTGGCCGACTACGCGATGCAGCCCGACGCCGACCTGGTGCTCGTCACGCATGCGCACCAGGACCACTTCGACCCGGCGGCCCTCGAGCAGGTCGCTGCCGACGGCACCGTGTTCGTCATGGACGGCGTCAGCGCCGAGCAGTTCGGCGGCGAGGCGACGGCGCTGGCGAACGGCGAGACGTACGAGTTCGAGGGCATCACCATCACCGCCGTCCCCGCCTACAACGTCGCGAGGATGCGCGACGACGGCACGCCGTACCACGCCCAGGGCGAGTTCAACGGCTACCTGCTCGACTTCGGCGACCTGCGCGTCCACGTGGCCGGCGACACCGAGTGCGTCCCCGAGTTCGCCGACCTCGGCGAGGTCGACGTCTCCTTCCTGCCCATCAACCTGCCCTTCACGATGCCGCCGGAGGAGGCGGCCGAGTGCTACCGGACGATCGCGCCCACCGTGGCCGTCCCTTACCACCAGGGCGACTCCGACCCCCAGGTCGTCGCCGACATGCTGGCCGACACCGACATCGACGTGAGGGTGCTCGAGCTGCCCTGA
- a CDS encoding RtcB family protein: MARSEVELRPEPVPFTVCGRELIDDATLEQMRDAMRLPVAVAGFLAPDAHVGYGLPIGGVWATAGAVSPYAVGVDIGCRMQVTVFDADPDAVDLERVREAILRHTVFGAGGAFPRGGRNHDPVLDSPEWREHPFLRRNPRLLDTAAAQLGTSGGGNHFVNAGVVVYPDGTRRLGIMSHSGSRGLGAQVAGHYSRLAQQLRPGLDRRVRHLAWFDLDSEEGQEYWRAMQLAGRYAAANHDAIHRRITAHLGLPVADTISNFHNFAWLEDVVTPTGETVRAVVHRKGATPAGPGVRGVIPGSMGTPAKLVEGKGDPESLRSASHGSGRVMSRGQAKRALAGRDLRAEMRERGIELIGGTLDEAPDVYKPIDEIMRHQEHLVEEVAEFRPRLVRMADD; this comes from the coding sequence ATGGCCAGGTCAGAGGTCGAGCTACGGCCCGAGCCCGTGCCCTTCACCGTGTGCGGGCGCGAGCTCATCGACGACGCCACGCTCGAGCAGATGCGCGACGCCATGCGGCTACCCGTCGCCGTCGCCGGGTTCCTGGCGCCGGACGCGCACGTCGGGTACGGGCTGCCGATAGGCGGCGTCTGGGCCACGGCCGGGGCCGTCAGTCCCTACGCGGTCGGCGTTGACATCGGCTGCCGGATGCAGGTCACCGTGTTCGACGCCGACCCTGACGCCGTCGACCTCGAGCGCGTCAGGGAGGCCATCCTCAGGCACACGGTCTTCGGAGCGGGCGGCGCCTTCCCCCGGGGCGGCCGCAACCACGACCCCGTGCTCGACTCGCCCGAGTGGCGCGAGCACCCGTTCCTGAGGCGCAACCCGCGGCTTCTCGACACCGCCGCCGCCCAGCTGGGCACCAGCGGGGGCGGCAACCACTTCGTGAACGCCGGCGTCGTCGTCTACCCCGACGGCACGCGCCGGCTCGGGATCATGTCGCACAGCGGCAGCCGCGGCCTGGGCGCGCAGGTGGCCGGCCACTACTCGCGGCTCGCTCAGCAGCTTCGCCCCGGCCTCGACAGGCGCGTCAGGCACCTCGCCTGGTTCGACCTCGACTCCGAGGAGGGGCAGGAGTACTGGCGCGCCATGCAGCTCGCCGGACGGTACGCGGCCGCGAACCACGACGCCATCCACCGGCGCATCACCGCGCACCTCGGGCTGCCGGTGGCCGACACGATCTCGAACTTCCACAACTTCGCGTGGCTCGAGGACGTCGTGACGCCCACGGGGGAGACGGTGCGGGCCGTGGTGCACCGCAAGGGCGCCACGCCCGCTGGCCCGGGCGTGAGGGGCGTGATCCCCGGCAGCATGGGCACCCCGGCCAAGCTCGTCGAGGGCAAGGGCGACCCCGAGAGCCTGCGGAGCGCGAGCCACGGCAGCGGCCGGGTCATGAGCCGCGGCCAGGCCAAGAGGGCCCTCGCCGGACGGGACCTGAGGGCCGAGATGCGCGAGCGCGGCATCGAGCTCATCGGCGGCACGCTCGATGAGGCCCCCGACGTCTACAAGCCCATCGACGAGATCATGCGCCACCAGGAGCACCTCGTGGAGGAGGTCGCCGAGTTCCGCCCCCGACTCGTGCGCATGGCCGACGACTGA